The window TGGATTAACCACCATTTATTGACGAAAACGAATTACACCAAGTCTATGTCTTCTCACCTAAGCAACAGGCCAATGGCCCTTACCAATTCCTGACACTCCTGCTAGATCTCCAAAAGCTAACATTAATCCCTAAACCGATTGCGCACTATAGAGTATCGATCGAGAAACCAGACACCTAAGCTCAAGCCACCACGAACAGAGTGACGACACCAACGACCGCGAGCCCTACTACGATGGACGACACAACGCTAGCCCGCCTCGACGACGCGCCGCTGGCCTGCGGCAGCGGGCTCGGGGCGGGAGTGGGAGTGGAGACGGATCCGGCCGATCCCGCGACCGACGGCACGGTGGGCGACGAGGCTGCGGGCCTGGGCGCGCCTCCGGCTCCGACGGTGGGCGGCATccccggagccgccgccggggcgccgGCCGTCAGGGAGGAGGGCATCCTGACGCGCGCGATCATCCGCTGCCCCTTCTCGCAGTGGCCCGGGACGCCGCTGACGAAGTAGAAGGGGCCGAGGCCGTCGAGCGTGAACTTGGTGTCGCCGCCCGTGAACCGGCTCACCGGCTTCTCCGTGCTGCACTGCTTGTAGTCGTCGTGGCTCACCAGCAGCACCGAGTCGTTGGCGTACTTGAAATCTGCATCAcgcatcgccgccggcgacgcgcgCGCGATCGATCAGACACCCGCATTACTCCATCggaaaataaagttttttttttgaagcaacaTCGGAAAATAAAGTAGAGAGCATCATGCGAGAAACAATCAGGTGCGCTAGCTTACTCAGGATGTCGCCGACTTGGAAGCGGTTCCTCTTGGCCCAGTGGTTGTACGTTTCGGTGCCGTTGGCAGACGGCACCGCCCACCCGCGCTCGTCGCCGACCTTGtacaccgccggcgccggcgccgacgacaCCGACGCCGCGAGGAGGGCGCAGGAGGCGGCGAACACGGCGACGCGGAGGCTGGCCATTGACGCGCGCGCAGCGGATGGAACGAGCGCTGCGAGAGATGGGGTCGCCTCGAGGCCGAAGCCAAACTCGATCGGAATGGGGCGCTAGAGGAAGTGGAGCCGCCTTGGATTGATGCTTCGATCGGCGAGTGAGCGGTGaccagtgcggcggcggcggggtgtttATATAGAGGGCTCTGGAAGGGAGCGGcgcgggctccggctccggcggaaGAGGAGGGCGGAGTGGGGGCCGTGCGAAATGCGCATGCACCGGCGTTCCGCACGTCCAGGCGTTCAGGTGCTTCGGATCTCCGGTATCCGTGGGTCTATCTGCTAGTAACCGCCGGGCTTGGTTGACTAGTCAACCAGTCAATGGCGTCTGAAGCAAACACAAAGCATACAGATGGGCCTGAGTATATTTGGGCCTCTTTGACACGGTAGTATGGGTTGGGCTGGAAACATAGGTTTGGGCTGTTAGATTGTCTGCTGCTTGCTACTGCGGACTGGGTTCGTAATCTCCACT is drawn from Panicum virgatum strain AP13 chromosome 1N, P.virgatum_v5, whole genome shotgun sequence and contains these coding sequences:
- the LOC120657093 gene encoding early nodulin-like protein 1, which encodes MASLRVAVFAASCALLAASVSSAPAPAVYKVGDERGWAVPSANGTETYNHWAKRNRFQVGDILNFKYANDSVLLVSHDDYKQCSTEKPVSRFTGGDTKFTLDGLGPFYFVSGVPGHCEKGQRMIARVRMPSSLTAGAPAAAPGMPPTVGAGGAPRPAASSPTVPSVAGSAGSVSTPTPAPSPLPQASGASSRRASVVSSIVVGLAVVGVVTLFVVA